In Spodoptera frugiperda isolate SF20-4 chromosome 1, AGI-APGP_CSIRO_Sfru_2.0, whole genome shotgun sequence, the following are encoded in one genomic region:
- the LOC118273099 gene encoding uncharacterized protein LOC118273099, whose amino-acid sequence MLKIGLSNMQDDRNAIFQMRFPQKLWYLLNFRTDAILWGGTGRTILLNYRILHNYLQCDHSIFKTTNISSFVRQLNLYGFRKVTSHLQDPLCNSSNPYMHEYVHDYFQYGKPELLNKITRKALAMKRNFKPKNLYSNVEQLLFLTPLQKARRALRMALKKAAQDLFVQNSPKHFCNLKFECDDSQDDYCEDEENIEFDWLMTNDASTDKALPEPANVPAPQNETTIAEETTTYRDTPQDSLMNFTDETCQQSGDNFPVQFLSMPELDPEPSEENSGVELLAEFNIDNDTDQGIARKIGEVKEIDHNSLNCVLPSISNDHIDDVSMSMAEKNTENSDHYHGEWDQMFNDIMITRGPNQECGSDLKELYSQISKTIDLLNS is encoded by the exons ATGTTAAAAATAGGTCTATCAAATATGCAAGACGACAGAAATGCTATATTCCAAATGCGTTTCCCTCAAAAACTGTGGTACTTACTAAATTTTCGCACTGATGCCATTTTATGGGGTGGTACAGGACGAACAATTTTGTTGAATTATCGCATCCTTCATAATTACTTGCAATGTGATCACTCTATTTTTAAAACGACAAACATTTCAAGCTTTGTGCGACAGCTGAATCTGTATGGGTTTCGAAAGGTCACTTCTCATTTGCAAGATCCTTTGTGTAACTCTAGCAACCCATACATGCATGAATATGTTCACGACTACTTTCAATATGGCAAACCTGaattactaaacaaaataacacgTAAAGCTCTTGCTATGAAAAGAAATTTCAAACCTAAG aatctTTACAGTAATGTAGAGCAATTGCTTTTCTTAACACCACTGCAAAAGGCAAGACGAGCTCTCCGAATGGCCTTAAAGAAAGCAGCTCAAGACTTGTTTGTTCAGAATTCACCTAAACACTTTTGTAATCTTAAATTTGAATGTGATG ATTCTCAAGATGATTACTGTGAAgatgaagaaaatattgaatttgattggTTAATGACCAATGATGCGAGTACAGATAAAGCCCTTCCTGAACCAG CTAATGTCCCAGCTCCTCAGAATGAAACAACCATAGCTGAAGAGACTACTACATACag AGACACACCTCAGGATAGTCTCATGAATTTCACTGATGAAACATGTCAACAAAGTGGTGACAACTTCCCAGTACAGTTCCTCAGTATGCCTGAACTTGATCCGGAACCTTCCGAAGAGAACTCCGGTGTTGAATTGTTGGCTGAATTCAATATAGACAATGACACAGACCAAGGCATTGCGAGGAAAATAGGAGAAGTTAAAGAGATTGATCATAACTCACTGAATTGTGTATTGCCATCAATTAGTAATGATCATATTGATGATGTGTCCATGTCTATGGCtgaa AAGAACACTGAAAATTCTGATCACTACCATGGTGAATGGGACCAAATGTTCAATGATATTATGATTACTAGAGGCCCCAATCAAGAATGTGGATCCGATTTGAAAGAATTGTATTCTCAAATCTCCAAAACTATTGATTTGCTTAATTCTTAA